The Verrucomicrobiota bacterium nucleotide sequence CTTGGCAATGCTTGTCTGTCGTAGGCGCGTGTTATCCAATTTGTCCCAGATTGGAAGCTGACAATTAAGAGTCGTTCCAGCGGAGGTGCGTCATTTTTAGCGGGAAGTTCCTCGATGGCTGACTGCAATTTCTTCATTTCTGAATCAGATAATGACTGTTTTATTTTCTTGCCCGGCTGATGTGCCCAAGCTGGAACATTGCGCCAGGAAATTCCTTTTCCATTTTGGGAAATGAAATACTCCGTCACGACTCTATCGCTTCCGTGATCAAAGACTGTGATCGCCAAGATGTTTGTCCTTTGTCCTAGTTGCCACGCCGCATTGGTTTGAACTTGAATGATTTCTTGGAAATGCATCGTTTGCTGGTAACGAGAAAAATCAGGCGCAGAAATCTTGTCGTCCGCGCAAACTGTTCCAACGGTCAGCGTAAAAAGAAGAATTGTTGTTCGCGTGGTTCGCATTGCAGATCAAACCATATTCTCCGGCTTTCGGACACGAGGCTCACGTTCGATGGCGTCTTTGCCACCGGGTGCGGTGACAAACGGCCCGCCTTCGATGGGCGCGGCCTTGCTAAACGCCACGTCCGGCATTTCGCTCGGCTTGCCAGCCAGCGGAAAATCCTTTCGCAACGGGAAGTAAGGATAGCCTTCCCACATGATGATGCGTCGCAAATCGGGATGCCCGCGAAAGCGGACGCCCATCATGTCGTAAATCTCGCGCTCGTGCCAATCCGCCGTGCGCCACACGCCCGTGACGGTCGGCAACTCGGACTTCTCCTCGCTCACGTGGGTCTTGAGCCGCAGATATTGGCCGTGGGTGAGGCCGTAAAGTTCATAGACTATCGTCCAGCGCGGGTCATCGCCGTAATTGTCCACGCTGGAAACGTCCACGAGATAGTTGAAGCCCAGTTCCTCCTTCGCGAACTCGCACACCTCGACGATGCGCTCGGCGTCCGCGACGTTCAGCGTGAGTTCGCCGCGAAACTCCGTCGGCACGGAAACCAAATCTCCGAACTTGGCTTGAATCTGTTTTGCAAAATCGAGCGCGCTCACGGCAAGGGAAGTTCCAAGCACCAACATCCAAGTTCCAGAAAAGCACCAACATTCAAATTCCAATCGTCTCCCCAAGTTGTTGGAGCTTGGGGCTTGGAATTTCTCTGGAGCTTGGAGCTTGGAGTTTGGAATTTCATTTGGCCAGCGCCGGGCCGGGTTTCTTCAGCGTCGCCAGGAGCGGTTCACGCTGAACCTTGTTTTGCAGTTTGAGCAGCGCGTCGAGCAACGCCTCGGGTCGCGGCGGACAGCCCGCCACGTAAACGTCCACCGGGATGATGTTGTCCACGCCCTGCAACACCGCGTAGCTGCGATACATGCCGCCCGTGGACGCGCACGCGCCCATGGCGATGACCCATTTCGGCTCGGCCATCTGATCGTAGATGCGCTTGACGGCCAGCGCCATTTTGTAAGTGACCGTGCCGGCAACGATCATCACGTCCGATTGGCGCGGGGAAAAGCGCATGACTTCAGCGCCAAACCGCGAAATATCAAACCGGCTTGCCCCCGTGGCCATCAACTCAATGGCGCAACAGGCCAAGCCCATCGGCATCGGCCAAAGCGAGTTCTTGCGGAACCAATTCAGCGCGGCATCCAGGCGCGTGTGAACGACATCGCCTTCGATGTTCCGATCATAGCCGAACTCAGCTTTGGTTTGCATAGAGGCACAGCGCAATCTGCGATGCCAAAGGAACGTAAACAGCGACTGAAAGTCCGGCAAGGCGAATTTGTGATTTTTTTCACAAGCGCAGTTGGGTCGATGCGCTTGTGTCGCAACTGGAAAACCTTGGAAGGTCTGGTGAAAGTCGCCGATGTTTTGGTCCGATGGGCTTCAGAAAATTGTCGAATCAAACTATTGACATGGCCGTCTAAAAAACCTATTGACGGAATCGCTCTCCAAGTTGGGTTTGAACGAGGGGGGTTCATTACTGTCAATAAACTAACGAAAGGAAACAAATTATGAGAAAGTCCATACTGCTTAAATCTGTCGTCGTCGGGCTATTATTGGCGGCGGTAGCCACTCCGACCTTCGCAGAGGAAGGCGGCAAGCCGGTGACGCTCAATGGTGAAGGCAAGTGCGCCAAGTGCGCCCTGAAGGAAACCGATAAGTGTCAAAATGCCATCCAGGTGGAAAAGGACGGCAAGAAGACCACTTACTATCTGGTGCAGAATGACGTGAGCAAGAAGTTCCACGAAAACCTCTGCAAGGAGAGCAAGAAAATCTCGGTCACAGGCACGTGCAAAAAGGTTGGGGATAAACTGGAAGTTACCGCCACGAAGATCGAACTGGCCAAGGATTAACAGCGCGGCGTTCAACGCCGATAGTGCGTTTGCACCCGCAGTTCAAGACCACGAGTCTGGACTGCGGGTGATCTGTTTCTCGTCGGCAGACGATCCCAAACGGGACGCAAAAACAACCGAAAAAACCTCTTGCATCCCCCGCCGTTCGACCTACTCTCACTTCCCGCCTGAACGCCGCGTGTGCGATCGTTCTTTGAGGCTGAGAAAAAAAAGTTAACCAATAACCTAACCCTTAACCTCCGTTGCCCGGCAACGTCTGGTCAGTTAGGCAATGGAGTCTTCGGCATCCCGCTCGCACGGGATCACCAAGCCTCCCGCAGTTACATCGCAGAATCATTATGCTCACCATGGAAGAAGCCATGCGCCAAAGCTACACCCGCTTTGCCGCTGGCGAAATCGTCAAAGGCACCATCATCGAAGTCCGTCCCAAGGAAGTCCTCGTGGACATCGGCTACAAGAGCGAGGGCGTCATCCCCGCCAATGAATTTGAAGACATCAAGACCGTCAAGGTCGGCGACCAGATCGATGTCTTGATCGAAAAGCTCGAAGACAAGGAAGGCATGGTCGTCCTGTCCAAGGAAAAGGCCGAGTTCAAACAGAACTGGGACAAAATCCTCACCATCTGCAACGAAGGTGGCACCATCGTC carries:
- the nuoB gene encoding NADH-quinone oxidoreductase subunit NuoB, which translates into the protein MQTKAEFGYDRNIEGDVVHTRLDAALNWFRKNSLWPMPMGLACCAIELMATGASRFDISRFGAEVMRFSPRQSDVMIVAGTVTYKMALAVKRIYDQMAEPKWVIAMGACASTGGMYRSYAVLQGVDNIIPVDVYVAGCPPRPEALLDALLKLQNKVQREPLLATLKKPGPALAK
- a CDS encoding S1 RNA-binding domain-containing protein, with amino-acid sequence MLTMEEAMRQSYTRFAAGEIVKGTIIEVRPKEVLVDIGYKSEGVIPANEFEDIKTVKVGDQIDVLIEKLEDKEGMVVLSKEKAEFKQNWDKILTICNEGGTIVGKVKAIVKGGLIVNIGVEAFLPASLAFLKGFGSLNSLLGQTIQVKIVKINPSR
- a CDS encoding NADH-quinone oxidoreductase subunit C, whose amino-acid sequence is MLVLGTSLAVSALDFAKQIQAKFGDLVSVPTEFRGELTLNVADAERIVEVCEFAKEELGFNYLVDVSSVDNYGDDPRWTIVYELYGLTHGQYLRLKTHVSEEKSELPTVTGVWRTADWHEREIYDMMGVRFRGHPDLRRIIMWEGYPYFPLRKDFPLAGKPSEMPDVAFSKAAPIEGGPFVTAPGGKDAIEREPRVRKPENMV